The Armatimonadota bacterium genome contains a region encoding:
- a CDS encoding Gmad2 immunoglobulin-like domain-containing protein, producing the protein MHGKPDRASRFCLIAAIAIAVCPALVQGCRRTPRELVADSGNVIVAAPTAGSVVSSPVTVRGRARVFEAALNGRVVTKSGNVLGEAYFMADAGGPEFGNFDAEIAFKMSRSAESGYVEVFARSAKDGAIIDLVRVPVRLRGR; encoded by the coding sequence ATGCACGGGAAACCCGATCGCGCCTCTAGGTTCTGTCTGATCGCGGCGATCGCCATCGCTGTCTGTCCGGCGCTTGTGCAGGGATGCAGGCGGACGCCGAGAGAACTCGTCGCCGATTCAGGAAACGTCATCGTTGCTGCTCCCACTGCTGGGTCAGTCGTGTCCAGCCCCGTGACCGTCAGGGGGCGCGCCCGTGTGTTTGAGGCCGCACTGAACGGACGGGTCGTCACGAAAAGCGGGAACGTGTTGGGCGAAGCCTACTTCATGGCGGATGCCGGTGGCCCCGAGTTCGGGAACTTCGATGCCGAGATCGCATTCAAGATGTCTCGATCCGCGGAGTCCGGGTACGTCGAGGTGTTCGCGCGTTCTGCGAAGGACGGGGCGATCATAGATCTTGTTCGAGTTCCAGTGCGCCTCCGCGGTCGCTAG
- a CDS encoding BlaI/MecI/CopY family transcriptional regulator: MDSKDGARDYVGIRKAMGGQSLGELEAQILDIIWDLEPPVSTTQVFKIMYPRRELSYSTIMLTMAKLARKGILTQKRTGDKKTDPFIYTPNMSREQMGMVLLNEVSKQVMRKPLHEAIPVLCGTEGDISKSDLAKLGKLIAKAK; the protein is encoded by the coding sequence ATGGATTCAAAGGACGGCGCAAGAGACTACGTGGGCATCCGAAAAGCCATGGGAGGTCAGTCGTTGGGAGAACTGGAGGCGCAGATTCTGGACATCATCTGGGACTTGGAGCCGCCGGTCAGCACCACCCAGGTCTTCAAGATCATGTACCCGCGTAGAGAGCTCTCGTACTCTACCATCATGCTGACGATGGCGAAGCTCGCGCGCAAGGGCATCCTCACCCAGAAACGGACCGGCGACAAGAAGACCGATCCGTTCATCTACACACCCAACATGTCTCGCGAACAGATGGGGATGGTCCTGCTGAACGAGGTATCCAAGCAGGTGATGAGAAAGCCGCTGCATGAGGCCATTCCGGTTCTCTGTGGCACCGAAGGCGACATCTCAAAGTCGGACTTGGCCAAGTTGGGCAAGCTGATCGCCAAGGCGAAGTAG
- a CDS encoding cytochrome c biogenesis protein CcdA, which yields MEIPFITAFVGGILSFLSPCVLPLVPAYISYMSGVSIEDLAAGESRQSMHRAGMRSIAFVMGFSLVFTVMGATATSISQALMLHRELIMKVAGTIIVVFGLHMLGVFRIRALYSERRFHLRIKNVGYLGAFLLGITFAFGWTPCVGPVLGTILTIAANSGGVTRGAALLAVYSLGLGIPFVLTGFATSHAVGAMNRIKPHFRKIEIASGALLILVGVLIFTAQLQILSGPLQELMPWEVG from the coding sequence ATGGAAATTCCTTTCATCACCGCCTTCGTCGGTGGGATTCTGTCGTTCCTGTCGCCGTGCGTCTTGCCCCTCGTCCCGGCTTACATATCGTACATGTCGGGTGTCTCGATCGAGGACCTGGCAGCAGGAGAGAGCAGGCAGTCAATGCATCGGGCTGGAATGCGTTCCATTGCATTCGTGATGGGATTCTCGCTGGTGTTCACGGTCATGGGGGCAACAGCCACGTCAATAAGCCAGGCTCTGATGCTGCACAGGGAACTGATCATGAAAGTCGCTGGAACGATCATCGTCGTCTTCGGGCTACACATGCTCGGTGTGTTTCGCATCAGGGCTCTATACTCCGAGAGACGCTTTCACCTTCGCATCAAGAACGTTGGATACCTGGGAGCATTCCTGCTGGGGATCACGTTCGCGTTCGGATGGACGCCGTGCGTAGGGCCGGTTCTGGGAACTATCCTCACCATTGCCGCCAACTCCGGCGGGGTTACAAGAGGAGCTGCTCTGCTAGCCGTGTATTCCCTCGGTCTCGGGATTCCGTTCGTCCTCACGGGATTTGCGACGAGTCACGCAGTCGGGGCCATGAACCGCATCAAGCCGCACTTTCGGAAGATCGAAATCGCCAGCGGCGCGTTGCTGATATTGGTCGGAGTCCTGATATTCACCGCACAGTTGCAGATACTGAGCGGACCTCTTCAAGAGCTGATGCCCTGGGAGGTCGGCTGA
- the rpsA gene encoding 30S ribosomal protein S1, whose protein sequence is MSDDLEPQETTDVEATTVSEETISVEPELNVETGEPAAEPQEGPSEEPLGEVEQVAEPGGVSGEPLGDVERVAEATGVSEEPSGSVEQVAEAEATPVAPARKKSERTQKPRSESDMDYSNTFRELTEGDVVPGVVVHIDKEGVLVDVGTKSEGIIRPHELATSPYQSAEDVVSVGEEINVYVMETENQDGNLILSKKRADFEKAWDKVQAAMEDKRVITAMVNDRVKGGLVVDLGIRGFVPASHVGSGKVKNLEKYIGQSLPLKVIEVDRERRKVVLSHRLATEEEREKKREETVAALTEGQVRDGVVRRITDYGAFVDLGGIDGLLHISEMSWTRINHPSEVVKVGQKIQVAILKLNLEQGRVSLGMRQILPDPWTVVPGRYTVGETIEVTISRLVPFGAFVALEGGIEAIIPNSELSRRRVNRPEDIVSVGETVQAKVIDIKPEERRMTLSIRQIREDKEREEYDSYRHSSRSSSQDSGRMTLGDLVGSQLKELQAGMKQETPAEEPVAEAISDSDAAQDVSSVEDVVENVVEPEAVVAEPEPEAVEESPEEVAEATSEEAVIEGLPETETDEGEAEA, encoded by the coding sequence ATGTCAGACGATCTGGAACCGCAAGAGACTACGGATGTCGAGGCGACAACCGTTTCCGAGGAGACAATCTCCGTCGAACCCGAATTGAACGTCGAGACAGGAGAACCGGCCGCTGAACCCCAGGAGGGGCCCTCTGAAGAGCCTCTCGGCGAAGTCGAGCAGGTTGCGGAACCGGGAGGAGTTTCTGGGGAACCCTTAGGTGACGTCGAGCGGGTTGCGGAGGCGACAGGAGTCTCTGAGGAGCCTTCAGGCAGCGTCGAGCAGGTTGCGGAGGCGGAGGCCACCCCCGTAGCGCCCGCGCGGAAGAAGTCGGAAAGAACTCAGAAACCGCGATCCGAATCAGATATGGACTACTCCAACACTTTCCGCGAACTGACGGAGGGCGATGTAGTGCCCGGAGTGGTCGTTCACATAGATAAGGAAGGCGTTCTGGTAGACGTCGGCACGAAGTCCGAGGGCATAATCCGTCCTCACGAGTTGGCGACCAGTCCGTACCAGTCGGCCGAGGACGTGGTCTCCGTTGGAGAGGAGATCAACGTCTACGTGATGGAGACCGAGAATCAGGATGGCAACCTGATTCTCTCAAAGAAGCGCGCGGATTTCGAGAAGGCTTGGGATAAGGTTCAGGCTGCGATGGAGGACAAGAGGGTCATCACCGCGATGGTGAATGATCGTGTCAAGGGTGGTCTGGTGGTGGATCTCGGCATCCGCGGATTCGTTCCTGCCTCTCACGTTGGCAGTGGGAAGGTCAAGAACCTGGAGAAGTACATCGGGCAGTCGTTGCCCCTCAAGGTGATCGAGGTTGACCGCGAGCGTCGCAAGGTCGTCCTCTCACACAGGCTCGCGACCGAAGAGGAGCGCGAGAAGAAGCGGGAGGAGACGGTCGCAGCGCTCACCGAGGGCCAGGTCAGGGACGGAGTCGTGCGGCGGATCACCGACTACGGCGCTTTCGTGGATCTGGGCGGCATTGACGGCCTGCTCCACATCAGCGAGATGTCATGGACGCGGATCAACCACCCGTCCGAGGTCGTCAAGGTCGGACAGAAAATCCAGGTCGCTATATTGAAGCTCAACTTGGAGCAAGGCAGAGTATCACTCGGCATGCGGCAGATTCTTCCCGATCCGTGGACCGTAGTTCCTGGGAGATATACGGTCGGGGAGACAATCGAGGTAACGATATCCAGGCTGGTTCCGTTCGGCGCGTTCGTCGCTCTCGAGGGTGGAATCGAAGCCATCATCCCGAACTCCGAACTCAGTAGGCGTCGTGTGAATCGGCCGGAGGACATCGTGTCCGTTGGCGAGACCGTCCAGGCCAAAGTCATTGACATCAAGCCGGAAGAGCGCCGCATGACCCTGAGCATTCGACAGATTCGTGAGGACAAGGAACGTGAAGAGTACGACAGCTACCGGCACTCGTCGCGGTCGTCGTCGCAGGATAGCGGTCGGATGACTCTGGGCGACCTGGTGGGATCGCAGTTGAAGGAGCTTCAGGCGGGCATGAAGCAGGAAACTCCTGCTGAAGAGCCTGTCGCGGAGGCGATTTCCGATTCTGATGCCGCGCAAGATGTGTCGAGCGTTGAGGACGTTGTCGAGAATGTCGTTGAGCCGGAAGCGGTTGTGGCGGAGCCTGAGCCGGAAGCCGTTGAGGAGTCTCCAGAGGAAGTTGCGGAGGCGACGTCTGAGGAGGCTGTCATAGAGGGCCTGCCGGAGACCGAAACCGATGAAGGTGAGGCTGAGGCCTGA
- a CDS encoding dephospho-CoA kinase, with protein MGLTGGVASGKSTVAHMLEAMGATWISADEIVHALLAPGTETSSQVAREFGSEVLSPSGGVDRGKLGTIVFSDVEKRRRLEAILHPIVMKEISSSIERFRDCGSGVLVVEVPLLVEIGAARMFDKILVVSAEQESQISRLHKRCNLNRDEAELRLKAQLPMKDKMQFADWVISTEGTLADTRTRVERLWCDIQECLALGE; from the coding sequence GTGGGGCTTACAGGCGGAGTGGCGTCGGGTAAGTCTACGGTGGCGCACATGCTGGAGGCCATGGGGGCCACTTGGATCAGCGCCGATGAAATCGTCCACGCGTTGCTCGCTCCGGGAACGGAGACTTCGAGTCAGGTGGCGAGGGAGTTCGGTTCTGAGGTGCTCTCTCCAAGCGGTGGAGTTGACCGCGGCAAGCTGGGGACGATCGTGTTCAGCGATGTCGAGAAGCGGCGTCGGCTTGAAGCGATCCTGCATCCGATCGTCATGAAGGAGATTTCCAGTAGCATAGAGAGGTTTCGAGACTGTGGGTCGGGAGTGCTGGTCGTTGAGGTCCCTCTTCTGGTAGAGATCGGGGCTGCAAGGATGTTCGATAAGATTCTGGTGGTGTCTGCGGAACAAGAGAGCCAGATCAGCCGTCTACATAAGCGATGCAACCTGAACAGAGATGAAGCGGAACTGCGCCTCAAGGCGCAGTTGCCGATGAAGGACAAGATGCAGTTCGCTGACTGGGTTATCAGCACCGAAGGCACTCTGGCCGACACCAGAACGCGGGTGGAGAGACTCTGGTGTGACATTCAAGAGTGCCTTGCACTTGGGGAATAG
- a CDS encoding S8 family serine peptidase, with translation MTKILGRTIVRGTKSLFLVCGILIAVQGWAAQGFVRRPAPSREYAANQVMVTLRPGYTEADLSALNAAYGSRVVRRLSNGSTFLLDLPGSGAPSESFVASGSAIARKYPAVQGVQHNYYHEIKARPNDEYFNAYYDTLSRLMGQWYFQPDPSDAAIKHVYATEAWDLQQGSSDIIVAVIDTGIRTKSALGDDGTTYYRTPHPDLVGRLIVDPAPVLSPYGVIPPDTAMGDNDPSPPENAGAYVAAHGTMVAGLIAAQGDNTIGISGMCWNGVKILPVKVATDEDGLIWDDAVFDALEYCIRYRDTELTSSGFPKRVNVINMSFGRQTLWPSTLVSQIQRAAASGIILVSTSGNEWESGPYPPDYPAALDEVICVGSTDRRDVVSTFSQRGRALDIVAPGEDVISTAFSPYLAEIGPVDSGGGDNGGGGGPPINPPGYYPSQIQAIGSLFPDKYGNYIAEFISGSSFATAIVSGAAALLMSQGVPAADVKNMLYSTATPKGFGRPNETYGWGLLNVRAALEKASIDVQIQTPAKSSVVTSARPRIRIDFRHALASSIRVWLDKGTAGQVLLIGGSGAAIQDWSGLYYTLDAAAGKTYLQFDYPIAAGSHTITASADSDILFDSELPVAVSAEDSSTFIVRAATLNPGWHMFSVPYKLDSSVTPDQVIGTGSQLWRYAYTDGESPRYAAYAYGARMDNEATFHPYSVIANLSVRPSGSAVATPPAGLGYWLRVRSSGWTLPGLNPATASEVGGGPYEIGLYKGWNMVGCPYVSAAPWSSALVDYGGLRLTAQEAVTMGWIGNYIYSYDPVNQRYSTASVSSAVMQPWQSQWVKVKVDAPITARTYNASFQGTFGLTTAPDCTGQVASDWSAFAASGEAHFTVGSVGVTDGVSQKVMPASSAGWFVGGIYQQIAVLPGQRYTFSAWTRRDMNCSGVSGTCRWPFGEGTQVGIDPTGGTDPLASSVVWSSTESLVGDWSQQLAYATAQSSTMTVFVAAFAGAPGTDRSVYIDNAQVSGGHDITLIVNPGYTTDRL, from the coding sequence ATGACCAAGATACTTGGTAGAACGATAGTCAGGGGCACCAAGAGCCTCTTCCTCGTCTGCGGGATACTGATCGCCGTTCAGGGGTGGGCGGCGCAGGGTTTCGTCCGCCGGCCGGCTCCCTCTAGGGAATACGCGGCCAACCAGGTAATGGTGACGCTTCGTCCGGGATACACCGAGGCCGATCTATCGGCCTTGAATGCCGCTTACGGAAGTCGCGTCGTGCGGCGGCTTAGCAACGGCAGCACGTTTCTGCTGGATCTCCCGGGAAGCGGCGCGCCTTCCGAGTCGTTTGTGGCGAGCGGGTCTGCGATCGCGAGGAAATACCCTGCCGTCCAGGGTGTACAGCACAACTACTACCATGAGATAAAGGCCAGGCCGAACGACGAGTACTTCAACGCCTATTACGATACGCTGTCGAGGCTGATGGGTCAGTGGTACTTCCAGCCGGATCCCTCAGATGCCGCCATTAAGCACGTATATGCCACGGAGGCATGGGACCTGCAACAGGGCAGCAGCGACATCATCGTCGCCGTCATCGACACCGGGATCAGGACGAAGAGCGCCCTCGGAGATGACGGCACGACCTACTATCGCACGCCGCATCCGGATCTCGTGGGCAGGCTGATTGTGGATCCTGCGCCGGTGCTCAGTCCGTACGGAGTGATCCCTCCCGACACCGCGATGGGGGATAACGACCCGTCGCCGCCTGAGAACGCCGGCGCCTATGTCGCAGCCCACGGCACAATGGTCGCCGGATTGATCGCGGCTCAAGGCGACAACACCATCGGCATCAGTGGGATGTGCTGGAACGGCGTCAAGATTCTGCCGGTCAAGGTCGCGACTGATGAGGATGGGCTTATCTGGGACGACGCCGTGTTTGACGCGCTGGAGTACTGCATAAGATATCGGGACACCGAGCTTACGTCGTCCGGCTTTCCCAAGCGAGTAAACGTGATCAACATGAGCTTTGGCCGCCAGACGCTGTGGCCGTCCACTCTGGTGTCGCAGATTCAGCGAGCTGCCGCCTCCGGAATCATCCTGGTGTCTACGTCCGGCAACGAGTGGGAGTCCGGCCCGTACCCGCCGGACTATCCTGCGGCGCTGGATGAAGTGATCTGCGTAGGTAGCACGGACAGGCGCGATGTGGTGAGTACCTTCTCCCAGCGGGGGCGAGCGCTCGATATCGTCGCTCCGGGAGAGGACGTCATAAGCACGGCCTTCAGTCCCTATCTGGCCGAGATTGGTCCCGTAGATTCGGGCGGCGGAGATAACGGGGGCGGCGGCGGTCCGCCGATAAACCCTCCCGGTTACTACCCTTCTCAGATTCAGGCGATCGGTTCGCTCTTCCCTGACAAGTACGGCAACTACATCGCCGAGTTCATAAGCGGATCGTCTTTCGCGACGGCCATCGTGTCTGGCGCGGCCGCGTTGCTGATGTCTCAGGGTGTTCCGGCTGCGGACGTGAAGAACATGCTCTACAGCACTGCTACGCCTAAGGGATTCGGCCGTCCGAACGAGACGTACGGCTGGGGGTTGCTGAACGTTCGCGCGGCGCTCGAAAAGGCCTCGATTGACGTCCAGATCCAGACTCCTGCGAAGTCGAGCGTTGTGACAAGTGCGCGCCCCAGGATTCGCATTGACTTCCGGCATGCCCTGGCCTCATCCATCCGAGTATGGCTCGACAAGGGCACGGCTGGCCAGGTGCTGCTCATCGGAGGATCGGGTGCGGCTATTCAGGATTGGAGCGGCTTGTACTACACGCTCGATGCGGCCGCCGGGAAGACCTATCTTCAGTTCGATTACCCGATCGCCGCCGGTTCACACACCATCACGGCTTCCGCAGACAGCGACATTCTTTTCGATTCGGAGCTTCCGGTCGCGGTATCGGCGGAGGACTCCAGTACCTTTATCGTTCGGGCCGCCACGCTGAATCCGGGCTGGCACATGTTCTCCGTGCCCTACAAGCTCGACAGTTCCGTTACCCCGGATCAGGTGATCGGAACGGGTTCGCAGCTGTGGAGGTACGCCTACACGGATGGAGAGAGCCCGCGGTATGCCGCATATGCATATGGAGCGCGCATGGACAACGAAGCGACGTTCCATCCTTACAGCGTCATCGCGAACCTGTCCGTTCGGCCGTCCGGTAGTGCTGTCGCCACGCCTCCGGCCGGTCTCGGCTACTGGCTGAGAGTTCGGAGTTCCGGTTGGACTCTGCCGGGTCTGAATCCGGCTACGGCTTCCGAGGTGGGGGGCGGGCCTTATGAGATCGGGCTCTATAAGGGATGGAATATGGTTGGATGCCCGTACGTTTCGGCCGCTCCCTGGTCGAGCGCGCTGGTGGATTACGGCGGACTGCGCCTGACAGCGCAGGAAGCAGTCACGATGGGCTGGATTGGCAACTATATATACAGCTATGATCCTGTCAACCAGAGGTATAGCACCGCGTCGGTGAGCAGTGCGGTGATGCAGCCCTGGCAGTCGCAGTGGGTGAAGGTCAAGGTGGATGCTCCGATTACGGCGCGCACGTACAACGCATCCTTCCAGGGTACGTTTGGACTGACTACGGCGCCGGACTGCACGGGTCAGGTTGCATCGGACTGGTCTGCATTCGCGGCTAGCGGAGAGGCGCACTTCACCGTTGGGTCCGTGGGTGTCACCGATGGTGTGTCCCAGAAAGTCATGCCGGCGAGTTCGGCCGGGTGGTTCGTTGGAGGCATCTACCAGCAGATAGCGGTTTTGCCCGGGCAGAGATACACCTTTTCGGCATGGACCAGGCGAGACATGAACTGCTCCGGAGTTTCGGGCACTTGCAGGTGGCCGTTCGGAGAAGGCACTCAGGTCGGTATTGATCCGACCGGTGGTACCGACCCTCTCGCGTCGAGCGTTGTCTGGTCTTCAACCGAGTCCCTCGTCGGGGACTGGTCGCAGCAGCTCGCGTATGCGACCGCGCAGTCGTCAACCATGACGGTGTTTGTGGCGGCGTTTGCCGGTGCGCCCGGGACAGACCGTTCGGTCTACATTGACAACGCCCAGGTGTCAGGCGGGCATGACATCACGTTGATAGTCAACCCGGGCTATACCACCGATCGGCTCTGA